In Plasmodium vivax chromosome 14, whole genome shotgun sequence, the genomic window AGTGGGATCGCCTGGTTAGCTGCGCCTCGTGCACGTAGAGTCTCGCAGCAAATCTACTCCAGTTCTAAACTGCCACACTTAACGAGATTAACAATTTCCCGCACGGGGACCgcccaaaatgagcaaagaCCTGGTGAACGGGTCCATCCTGCACTGCCTGGAAACGGCGAGTCTAGGCATGCCCCTGGAGGTGTGGAAGACGAGGATGTGCGTGTACAGGAACGAAAACACCATCAGATCATTCGCCAGCATTTATAGCAAGGGAGTCGGGCAGTTCTACGCTGGCTTCTACGCGAAGCTAGTGGAGAGCTCCTCCAAGGGAGCCGTCCTCTTACTATCCAAAGAGCACATGATTAACCTCTGcaacaatttgaattttaataaaacgaCAAGTGGCTTTATCGGTGGAGCTACCGGAGGCATCTGCCAGTCCTTCGTGATGACCCCATGTACCTTTTTCATAACCGCCAGCATAgacagaaaaattaattataagaaaaagcTTGTAGACATTTTTAGGAACAAAGGATTCACAACCCTGTATAAGGGGAACAGTGCCATGTGCTTGCGCCAGGGGACCAACTGGGCCAGCCGCCAGGGCTTAACTGAGTGGGTCCGCCACTTGTTCATCGAGCGGAAGAGGAaggtgggggggggagcgggtGTGGAAGTaggcgtaaaaaatgaagttacaGACAAGCGAGGCCACGTTTTTCAGCCCACCCCCGCGAAGGACACCCACCCGTTAGACAAACGGGGAGGTGCTGCCCACGACTTATCCCCCTCGGAGGAGCTCCTTTGTGGTGTCCTTGGAGGAGCCTTATCTGTCTGGAACAACCCCTTCGACGTGATTCGAGTGTACATGCAGAATagtgcaaataaaaacatcAAGCTGACGTTCTTTCAGTCGTTTGTTAGCCTTTACAGGGAGGGGGGGATTCTGTACCTCTACAAGGGGGTCATCCCCCGGTGCTTCCTGTGCATCTGGCAGACCCTGTTTATGGTTACGGGGGTTAAAATTCTGAACAAGTACTCTTAGTAGTGAGGCGGTGAGAAGCGGTGCGAAGCGGTGAGAAGCGGCGCGAAGCGGCAATCCATCTGGGAAGAGGCAGTTCATCTGTTAAGCGGCAAGCCATCTGCGAAGCGGCATGTGGCCACCACCACACGTGAGTTTGCACCCTTCCCATCGCACCCCTTGGGGTGAACCCATTTATCCCCCGTCCAGATGCCCAATTAATTCGTGCCACTGCTGGTCAGGTGTTCCCCAACCGGTTAGTCAGCTACGCATGcgggaagaagaacaagaCGTGGGTCCTCCTTTGAAGACTCTTATGTAGCCCCCCCGTGGGGGCATAACCCACGGTAGGTACACAGTTACACATATCGCAAGAGATTTATTAACCATTTGGGAGAGACCCATCAGGGGAAGATTTCAATCGGCCGCTGCCTTATAGGGAAAGGCGCGCGCTGTAGGTATGCATGGAGATGACGCGTCGTCTGAGATGCACAGGCTGGGCGCGCGAAGGGGAGACTACCCCTCCAGGGAAGAGCTGCCTTCCCCCAGAGAagcgcttcctccccccggaGAGGCGCTTCCCTTCCCCGGAGAGGCGTCCCTGAAaaagtttttcatttcgtaGAATCTTCTCCTCTTAATCTCGTAGGCTATCTTCTTTAAGAGGTTAAAGTTCTTGGAGTCTCTCTCCGCGTAGATGTCCTTAATGGGAGgtcccgttttttttttgtgtatgaACAGCTCATAGTTATTCTGCTCCTTGAGGGCCTGCACACTAACAGGTTCAGGCATGGCACACCCCGAAATTTTGGAGATGCGTACACACTCGCCATGCATCATGTACCTCCTCTTGACCACCGTTGCCTTTTTACTTATAGGGTCTAGAATGGCAACGTTGGTGATGTGTATAGGCATTTCCTGTGTTATAATTGAGCCTGCATTTTTCTTCGTGACGTTCCAAGCAGATTTTTTCATATTGCACCCATCAACGATTActgtgtttctttttgtgtTTATATTTAAGACGATGCCTTCTTTGTCTTTATAGGGCCCATAGAGTACCTTAACCAGGTCTCCCACTTTTATATTTAGGTACTTAGAGAGATCTAGGTGCTTGGGTTGGTTCCTTTCTcgcagggggaaggggaTGCTCAGCTCTTTGCTTAGCTCCAGGAAGTCCATCTGCCcgaatttcctttttcgcttgTCCAGCCGCTTGGCCTGCACGAAGTACTTCACGTACCGGGACATtttgcgggggggggcgtcGAGCGGTCAGCGGAGCGGTGGCCAAGTGGTAGTAACGCGCATGTACAGCTGGGTAGTCAAGCGGATGTATGGCTGCGTCACCACGCGGATAGTTACCTCCGTAGCCGCCTCTGCACCTAGCTGACCACCCCCCCGAGAGTAAACCTTCAGTTCCCCCCACCTACTCTCGCTTGTGGGACAAAAACGTTGGGCGCCTTTCGCAGGGATGCACATCGCCTTATTACGCCAGAGTGTATAACTCAAAAATGGCATACGCATCTACGGTGAAGGTCTCGCACGGTAGTGTTGCCCAACCGGTGTGTGGGGTGATGGAAGAACCTTCCCTTCTTAGGTAACTCTTCCCTTCCCCGTGGAGTCACTCCTATTCGCCTCTTCTCTCCAGCAAAACAATcaaaaatcaaaatggttTTCCACACCCCCCAAGGAGGAGTTCCCTTTCCGTGGAGTGTTAACTTAACATACAGGTGGGTTCCTTCCCTTCCATTTCGTGCAATGTTAAAATGTGTTCAGTTGCGATGGGGTGTGTTTCTCCCGGTTTTCTCTTCTCTTTCGCGTACCTTTGGCGTGGTCCCTTTGGTGTGGTCCCTTTGGTGTGGTCCCTTTGGTGTGGTCCCTTTGGTGTGGTCCCTttggggtactttttttttttttttttttttttttcgtttactCTTGTGCGGAGGAGCAGCTAGCTGTTGTGCTTCACCCCGcggtaattttttccaaagcggGAGAAATTTATCGACGCCAATATACTTGTTGGAGGGatggggacaaaaaaaaataaaaggtgcACGCACTGCATAGGAGCGATACTCGTGAGGAGTCCTCCCCCCAGAGAGGGCAACTGAGTGTACCAATGCGCGACGACTTCGTGTAGGCTATCTCAAGTGACCCCACGCACAACACGTCGCGGTAACAAAGGATTAACCAATCGGTTTTGTGCATGTAGAGTGGTGAGATGAGGCCAGCTCTGCTCGCATATTTGGCTACCTTACACTTGGGAAGGGAGATCTCTCCACCGGttcgtcctttttttaataacattaCGTTGCATCTAGTGGAAGCGTGACTATACCCACCTAGATGTAGAAACAGAACACACAGATGCGCCTGTCATGCTGATTCTACTTGAGCGTAGGCGGGTTTGATTTATCTGCTCCTCGCTTCCTCAACCTGGGATAAGGAGTAACCCACATGTTATCCTCCCCTTCGACTTATCATGTTCAAACGAGGGGACCTCCATGAGGGGAAGCACCGTGGCGTAGATAGCGTTGGTACATACGAGCAGAGAGGTTGCTCTTCGAGTGAAGCACCGGTTAAGGACACCCAGTTGGTAGCTTCAAGTCGGAGTGAAGACCAGCGAGAGGGCCGCCAATACGTATTGAGTACTAGCCCTATGAACACCaatttagggttagggttagggttgtTGGGGGCCCAGAATGGTGCTGAAGAGAATGGCGGAGGGTGGAATAACTGCGGAGATGGGGATGGCCATTTCGCTTGCAAAAGTCACCACGAGTATGGCTTTGTCAACAAGGGTGGCGAATTACGTTATAATGGAAGTAGCCTTTCGGGGAAGATCGAAAGGATGGCGGATGGTGGGACGACCAATGCAGGGGTACTAAGCCGTCTTAGTGAAGAGGCGGGTTTGGGGAAGGCCCGCCAAGACGACTCGGGGAGCTCCACGGAGACCCCCCCCGCTTGTGCCACCTtgatggaggagaaaaagggcGCAGTTAATGGGGTGCGGAGGAAGGTGATCAAAAGGGTGGAGAAGGAGGGccagcgggggagaagcggtgatgAAAGCGGGAGTGACTCCTTtgggggagacccccccgGCGCGCGGAGGAACGCGACGGGTCGCTCGAAGGAGACTCAAATGGAAGCCATCAGCAAAAGCATTAACCACATTTTAAGCTCCTCCAATGTGCCCCCAAAAGATATACTCAAAAGGACAAGCAAAAGATTTACAGAcacttttctttatttaacaAAAGGGTACCATATGAACGTAGggaaagttataaaaaagagtTTGTATAAGAgaaagtacaaaaatgatTCGCGCATAAAAATAAGTGGCATTCATATTTACTCCCTCTGCAAACATCATCTGTTGCCATTCGAAGGGGAGTGCTCCATCGAGTATGTGCCCAACAGATATGTTATGGGTCTTTCTAAGTTCTCCAGagttattaacatttttgcaagGAGGCTACAGCTGCAGGAGGACTTAACCAATGACATTTGCAACGCGCTCAGGAAGTATTTGAAGCCGAAATATATCCACGTGAATGTTGTGGCCAGGCACTTGTGCATTAACATGCGCGGGGTGAGGGAACACGACGCGACTACCGTGACGAATGCGTACTACGGGGTGGACGAGGGCGCGCGCGCGGGGCAGAAAGTAGATTTTGCGCGTGCGAGTCAGGCGGGGGATGGGAACGAACTGCCTCGCGAGGAGGTGGCCCTCGTGCGAAGGTGATCTTGCGGTCATCCGCGAGTGTGTATCACGTGGGTGTGCATTAGGAGATGGTGGAAAACGCCCCTCCAACTGCTGCTACACACCACCGTTGCCATATTCGCTGCTTACATCCCGTCCACCGCATAGCTGTAGAAATGATCCCCACGcgttgttaaaaatgatcTACCTTTGAtaacagaaaaagggggcagcgACGCTGTGCGCAACGTGTGTGTACTGACCCCCACGCGCACAGACGCGTAACTCGTGTACACTTTTAAAGTAACGTgggttcaaaaaaataaaaaaaaaaaattaaaaaaattattcattaaaaatgctGGGTGGGAAAGGCACGCACGTGTGGGCGAGTGGGACGGCGTGGCGAAACACAGCGGTATGCGGGTGCCTACAAGTGAgtacatgcatatgcgcACACACACGCTTACATATGCGTACGCATCAAACAGCgaattacttaaaaaaaaaaaaataagcctATACACACGTGCACCCTTCcgtgtgtgcacatacatacaaaCAAAACTTTAACTGGGCGCTTTGAAAGCTcttctttaaatttattaaaaaggggtgGGATTGAAAAACAAAGGAGGGGGTTAAAATGCGAGGCGCTGCTGTTAAGGCCAACGTGGAGAGATCCTCCAACCGGCAAAATGGGCATCCATTCTatgttaattcttttttgtttaagATGATCTGATCCAAGCGCGCCCTTTTGGATGTGTACTAATCCTTTTGCGCGCGGAGAAAATGGCCGTTTATTgactccccatttggcgtGGTGCGCAGAGCCGTACGTAAAATACTCGCGGACGGGGGCATTCTCCACAGCGCAGTGGTACCGCTAGGAAGTTGTGTTGTTACACTCGCTAGGAAGCTGCGCTGCTGCGCTGCTGTGCTGCTGCGACCGTTCCTGGCTTCGACCACCTGCGCGGTAACCCTAGAAACGTCCCGCCGCGCCGCACAAGCCTAATCGTCCAGAGAAATGTGCGTCAAATTGATGCAGTTAATATTCCCGCACGCCATCGTAAAGGCCTTCTTCGGCTTTTTCTGCAGCTCCTGAAAGCTGGCTTCGTctacaagggggggggaagggttTTGAGGGGTCATCGTACAACAAGAAGTTGCAAATGCGTGTCAGAGCGCACGTGTGCATAGGTATATCCACGCTGGTGTGCATAGGCATACCCACACCGCTGCACGCGAGAACGAACTTAACCTGCGTAGAGAAAAATGAGCACGCGGTTAACATACGTGATGGTCTCCACGTTGTCATTCCCCTTCTTCACAGATATGATGGGGCAGTTATCATTCTTGTTCTTGTCTCCGTACCAAAAGACACACGCATAGTCATCTCCCAAAATGGGATCGTCATTTTTGGTGATGCCGTTTGCGATTTTGCCTGAGGGGTGTGGGAGGCGCGAAAGGTGCGGAAGGTGCGGTTACAATTTGGTCAAACGAGCGGTTGATAGATGGGCGCATAGGGGAGAGCTCTTCCGTAGGTGCTCTCTCCTCAAAGAGGGGAAATATTCCTTTCCGCCGCTCCCTTCcgtacataaaatattttgaagtTGCTGCGAATCCTTCCAGTATTCCTTGGCCCTGGGGTGCACGTAATTCTCCCATGCTCGACAGAGGAGCAAGATTTCGTTGGTGGACCTTTTCTCCACTTGATCTCCTGCTTTGGACAACACCTGAGATACGTTGTTACTGGTGCTATCCTGATCGGAGGGGTGTGAGCGAAAGGCGGTGGGTAAGCGGCAGGCGGTGAGTAAGCGGGAAGTGGTGGGTTTCTACGCAGGCGTATGTGTGCACCTTTCGGCGCGCGTTGCGGTGTAGCGGTGCAGCTGCGCCATTCCGCTTGCCCCTTTTGGGCCATGAACATCCACCAGTGCAGCCGCACAGGCtgtcatttctttttttttgcggttACGTCGTACGTCACATTGgagctttttttctcctcctttttcggCGGCTTCTCGCCATAGATAAAATCTAAGATGTAATCGAAAGGAGACACCGAGCAGTATTGGCAGTTGAAAAtatccattttatttttttgactGCGTGGCTTTCTTGGGAAGGTTAAAATATAGGGGTTGTAAATttcaagcaaaaaaaaagggaacgaGCGGAATAACTATGTTCAGAGTAAACGAACGCGCGGATGCATGCATGTTATATGTGAATGAAGAGA contains:
- a CDS encoding mitochondrial carrier protein, putative (encoded by transcript PVX_123820A) — encoded protein: MSKDLVNGSILHCLETASLGMPLEVWKTRMCVYRNENTIRSFASIYSKGVGQFYAGFYAKLVESSSKGAVLLLSKEHMINLCNNLNFNKTTSGFIGGATGGICQSFVMTPCTFFITASIDRKINYKKKLVDIFRNKGFTTLYKGNSAMCLRQGTNWASRQGLTEWVRHLFIERKRKVGGGAGVEVGVKNEVTDKRGHVFQPTPAKDTHPLDKRGGAAHDLSPSEELLCGVLGGALSVWNNPFDVIRVYMQNSANKNIKLTFFQSFVSLYREGGILYLYKGVIPRCFLCIWQTLFMVTGVKILNKYS
- a CDS encoding 50S ribosomal protein L24, putative (encoded by transcript PVX_123825A) translates to MSRYVKYFVQAKRLDKRKRKFGQMDFLELSKELSIPFPLRERNQPKHLDLSKYLNIKVGDLVKVLYGPYKDKEGIVLNINTKRNTVIVDGCNMKKSAWNVTKKNAGSIITQEMPIHITNVAILDPISKKATVVKRRYMMHGECVRISKISGCAMPEPVSVQALKEQNNYELFIHKKKTGPPIKDIYAERDSKNFNLLKKIAYEIKRRRFYEMKNFFRDASPGKGSASPGGGSASLGEGSSSLEG
- a CDS encoding GTP cyclohydrolase I, putative (encoded by transcript PVX_123830A) is translated as MFKRGDLHEGKHRGVDSVGTYEQRGCSSSEAPVKDTQLVASSRSEDQREGRQYVLSTSPMNTNLGLGLGLLGAQNGAEENGGGWNNCGDGDGHFACKSHHEYGFVNKGGELRYNGSSLSGKIERMADGGTTNAGVLSRLSEEAGLGKARQDDSGSSTETPPACATLMEEKKGAVNGVRRKVIKRVEKEGQRGRSGDESGSDSFGGDPPGARRNATGRSKETQMEAISKSINHILSSSNVPPKDILKRTSKRFTDTFLYLTKGYHMNVGKVIKKSLYKRKYKNDSRIKISGIHIYSLCKHHLLPFEGECSIEYVPNRYVMGLSKFSRVINIFARRLQLQEDLTNDICNALRKYLKPKYIHVNVVARHLCINMRGVREHDATTVTNAYYGVDEGARAGQKVDFARASQAGDGNELPREEVALVRR
- a CDS encoding hypothetical protein, conserved (encoded by transcript PVX_123835A), whose product is MDIFNCQYCSVSPFDYILDFIYGEKPPKKEEKKSSNVTYDDSTSNNVSQVLSKAGDQVEKRSTNEILLLCRAWENYVHPRAKEYWKDSQQLQNILCKIANGITKNDDPILGDDYACVFWYGDKNKNDNCPIISVKKGNDNVETITYVNRVLIFLYADEASFQELQKKPKKAFTMACGNINCINLTHISLDD